The DNA region GAAAATAAAATAATAAATTCCTGGAACCACAATGTTTTCTTTTGGTAATTTAACTGTTATAGAAGCTAGATTGTCTAATTTCTGAATTAATTTTTCATTAGAAAAATGTTTGTCTACCAGTTTGTTAACGGTGTTGCTTACCACAATGTTAATCTCATTTACTCCTCTTGACGAAGTGTAAAAAACATCCGGAAAACCATTGATGTCCGAAATTAATTCGGCTTGTTTATTTAAAACAGTTTCTGAAACCGCAAAAGTATAATCTGTTAAAGCTGAACGTACCGTAATTTCACCAATGTTTTTAATTACCTTATTGATTTTATGGTTTAGTCTGAAATCCAGTTCTTCTGTTAATCGTTTTAAGGACATTACAACAGCTCCTTGTTTAACTTCTTTTCCAAACTCACTCTCTAATTCCGACATGATGTTTCGGGATAAAGAGGTTAAATTGATAATTCCAAGGGACAGAGCATTTAAAAGAAAAGGCTTTGTTTTGATGTAATTCTCTACTATTGATGAAACAGTTTTCATAATTAATTTAGGTATTTTTACGTAGTTTTAAATTCGATTTACTTAGTAAAGTCGTTAAAATTGCACGCAAATATAATAAAAAAAACAATTTGTTATAAAAATAACATAAAAAATGTCGTTAAAAATGAAAAAAAGCATCAGTAATATGTTCAATTACAAATGATTTATCGGATTTGTGAATGGAAATGATGTCAAAACGGACGTTGAGATCAAGATTATTTTCGACTACGTAGTTGTCAACCGCTTTCGTAAGTAGTTTTATTTTTTTGCTGTTTACAGCATCTTGTGGAAGGCCAAATTCAAGTGACGAACGCGTTTTTACTTCAATTATGGCAAGTGTATCTTCAAGTTGTGCAATAATGTCTATTTCGGCTTTCTGAAAAGTCCAATTGGTTTCTACTATAGAATAGCCATTGTTTTTTAAAAAATCAACGGCTAATTCTTCTCCTAATTTTCCTAATTCGTTGTGTTCGGCCATTTGTAAGAGTCTTCAGTAGTAAGTTTTTTAGAATTCAGCGTATTAGTTGCTCAATTATTAAAATTGACTAGTCTTCAAATTTCAAAATACTTTTTTCGGCTGTAACTTCCATAGTTACCTGGCTGCCTAAAACCAGTGCTCTGTTGTCCTGAATATGTCCCGCCGGGAAATTGTAAATCACCGGGATGTTATAAGTTTTAGTTACATCTTCAATAATTTGGACAGCATTCTTTCCCCAAGGGATTTCATTGTCTTTCATCTTTGTCATCGAACCTACAACGATACCTTTGATGCTTTCTAAACAACCATTTCGTTTTAAATTCATCATCATGCGATCGATGTGGTATAAATATTCGTCTAAATCTTCAATGAATAATATTTTGTCTGTACAATCTATGGACGAAGGTGAACCAAATAAACTATATAAAATAGATAAATTTCCGCCCACTAATTCTCCTTCTGCTTTACCTAATCGATTCATAGGATCTGAAGGGATTTCGTAACGTAAAGCTTCGTTAAACAAAGCTTTTTTTAATGTTTCTTTGGCTTCTAAAGTGGCTCTTGGAATACTTACAGGCATAATTCCATGAATGGTTTTGTAACCAAGTGTATTTAAATGGTTGTGCAAAACAGTAATATCGCTAAAACCTACTATCCATTTTGGATTTTTTTGAATTGTGTAAAATCTAATGAATCAATAATTCTAACTGTTCCATAGCCTCCTTTTACACACCAAATAGCTTTAATATTTGGATTGTCTAGTTGGGCTTGAAAATCAGCCGTTCTTTCTTCATCAGTACCCGCAAGTTGATTGTTGTCTAAACCAATACTTTTACCAATTACGACTTCTAGTCCCCAATTGTGTAAAAGGTCGATGGCAGGTTGTAATAAGTTTTCAGTATATTTTCGGGCAGTTGCAACAATGGCAACAGTGTCTCCTTTTTGTAAAGTAGCCGGTGTAATCATAGGTTTTTGGGCTTGAATGGTGAAAGTTTGAAAAAAGAATAATAGGAATACACTTGATATTCGGTTTAATGATAAAAATCGAGAAGTAGGCATACGAGTGTTCTCCTGAAAAATTAAAAAATGAAAATACTTCTGTTAAGTATCAAAACAAAGATAGCTAAAATTAAAAAATAGTGTATTGCAAATTATACGAAATGGATTAAATTTACGAAACACCTTTAATACGAGTTGTTTATGTCTAAATCAGGAAGTATTGTATTTCTTTTTTTAATTTTTTTTCAAATAGGTTTCGCACAACCTAAAAGTTATCGTATTCACACCGTAGCTTTTTATAATTTCGAAAATTTATTTGACACCCTAAATGATCCAGAAGCGTATGACGAGGAATGGACACCTCAAGGGAAACAACATTGGACTTATGATAAGTACCAGCAAAAATTACAGAATCTAGCTCGGGTTTTGAATGAAATTGGAAAACCCGAAAATACCAACTCACCTACATTAATTGCTGGGGCTGAAATTGAGAACCGAGCTGTTCTGGAGGATTTAATTCAACAACACAATCTAGCGATTCATGATTATGGGATTGTTCATGTCGATTCACCAGACAAACGGGGTATTGATGTGGCGCTTTTGTACCAAAAGAAATTTTTTCAACCCATTTCATTTACTACTATACCCTTGTATATCTATAAAAAAGCAAATCAAGAATTGGCTCTGGATTTAGAAGAAACAGCGGAGGATTTTGCCGAAAAAAGCTATCAAAACCGAATTTTTACTCGTGATCAGCTTTTAGTGACAGGATTGTTAGAAGGTGAAGAAGTTCATGTGATTGTTAATCACTGGCCTTCGCGTTCCGGTGGGGAGAAAAATCAAGTCCGTATCGAGAAGCTGCTGGCCTTTTAAATCGAAAGATAATTGATTCGTTACAAAAGATAAATCCAAATGCTAAGGTGATTACTTTAGGCGATTTGAACGATAGTCCTTTTAATACGAGTGTCAAAAAAGCTTTGGGAGCTAAAGCTCAAAAACAGGAGGTTCCTGAATTAGGAATGTATAACCCTTTTGAAGAAATGGCTAAAAAGGGTTTGGGAACCATTGCTTTTGGGGATGCTTGGGATATTTTTGATCAAATTATTGTGAGTCAGTCATTGATAAAAAACGATTTTTCAACTTATCAATATTGGAAAGCAGGCATTTTTAATAAAAGTTATTTGATTCAAAGTTCGGGACGATACAAAGGATATCCCAAACGACATTCGGCTACCGAAGTAGGTTTTAGTGATCATTTTCCTGTTTATATTTATTTGATAAAGCAGGCAAAATAGATAGCAAAAGGTCTAGCCGCAAAGAAAACAAAGTATTTCGCAAGGATCGCAAAACTTTGTGTTCTTTGCGTTTGTAAAGACAAAGAATGATTTCTCATTGCGTACTTTGCGGTTGGATAGAAACCAAAATTCTTTTTTTCGTACATTAGCATTTCTCAAAAAACAACTCAAAATGGCAATTTCAAAACCTTTTAACCTTACTAAATGGATTGACGAAAACCGTCAATTATTAAAACCACCTGTTGGAAACAAAAATTTATATGTTGATTCGGGCGATTATATTGTAATGATTGTCGCTGGGCCTAATGCTCGAAAAGATTTTCATTACAACGAAACAGAAGAGTTGTTTTATCAATTAGAAGGTTCTATCGAAGTGCATATTCAAGAAGATGGAGAGCGCAAAGTAATGCAACTGAATGCTGGAGATATGTATTTACACCCGGCTATGGTTCCTCATTCGCCTGCTCGTTCCGAAGGTTCTATCGGTTTAGTGATTGAGCGCAAAAGAGCCAATCAAGGTTATGTAGATGGTTTGCTTTGGTTTTGTGACAATTGCAATCACAAATTGCACGAGGTCTATTTTGAATTGAATAATATAGAGAAAGATTTTCTGCCTCATTTTGAACATTTTTATAATTCAGAAAGTCTTCGTTCTTGCGAAAAATGCGGAACTGTTATGGCAACCGATCCAAGATTCACAGCAAAAAAATAATTTTTTTTCAGGAGCTA from Flavobacterium nitratireducens includes:
- a CDS encoding aspartate kinase; its protein translation is MKTVSSIVENYIKTKPFLLNALSLGIINLTSLSRNIMSELESEFGKEVKQGAVVMSLKRLTEELDFRLNHKINKVIKNIGEITVRSALTDYTFAVSETVLNKQAELISDINGFPDVFYTSSRGVNEINIVVSNTVNKLVDKHFSNEKLIQKLDNLASITVKLPKENIVVPGIYYFIFQRLAWEGIIINEVISTSNEFTILVGEDQVDVAFKVIKDLKN
- a CDS encoding YraN family protein; the encoded protein is MAEHNELGKLGEELAVDFLKNNGYSIVETNWTFQKAEIDIIAQLEDTLAIIEVKTRSSLEFGLPQDAVNSKKIKLLTKAVDNYVVENNLDLNVRFDIISIHKSDKSFVIEHITDAFFHF
- a CDS encoding 3-hydroxyanthranilate 3,4-dioxygenase, whose protein sequence is MAISKPFNLTKWIDENRQLLKPPVGNKNLYVDSGDYIVMIVAGPNARKDFHYNETEELFYQLEGSIEVHIQEDGERKVMQLNAGDMYLHPAMVPHSPARSEGSIGLVIERKRANQGYVDGLLWFCDNCNHKLHEVYFELNNIEKDFLPHFEHFYNSESLRSCEKCGTVMATDPRFTAKK